The DNA window GAATGAACGATTACATTACCAAGCCTTTCGATCCGGAGATTCTAAAACGCAAATTGATGCACCGGATCTATCGATCTTAAGCTTCTGCGAAGATCTCTTCGAGCTTCTCGCGCAATTCTTCTCCGCGCAAGTTCTTAGCGATGATGGTTCCATCAGGATCCAACAACACAGTGTGAGGGATAGAGCGCACACCGTACTGTTTTCCGGCGGCATTGTCCCAACCACCCAAGTCGCTCACTTGTGGCCACATCAATCCATCTTGCTCAATGGCACCAAGCCATTTCGCGCGATCCTGGTCGAAGCTTACTCCGAGGATCTCGAATCCTTTTTCGTGGAACTCGTTGTACATAGCCACAACGTTCGGGTTTTCCTGACGGCAAGTAACACACCAGCTAGCCCAGAAATCGATCAATAGGTATTGACCTTTGAACTGATCCGGTGAAATGGGTTGCCCGGCCGTGTCGTTCTGTGTAAAAACGACGGCTGGTTGCCCAACAGCTACCTTTTCGAGCAAAGCGATTTGATCTTGCAACAAGGTGTAGTACATGCTCGAACTCAGTGATGAGTCGATCACGGTCAATTCCGCCGATAGCTCCTCGGCTCCTTTACCATACAGATTGCTGAAGATCAAGTAAAGAGCGACAGAGCTCGACGCGTGGTCTGCGATGAATTTCTCGCGGAAACCATCCTGCTCTTCCATCAAAGCCTCGTATTCGGCATCGATCGTCGCCATCAAAACAGTATCGCCTTCCTGCTGAGCTTGCATGTAACGCATATACAAAGAACGATTTTGCTCGTCGAAAGCCTGCATACCTTCAGTGAACGAAGCGTAGGTGTCGTAAACCTCTGAACCGGTTACGGTCATGGCATCGATTGAATCCATGGATCCGGTCAAGGTTACCTTATCGTCAGCGATGAACAGGTCAACGATGGAACGGCCTTCACCAATACGCAAGTAGTACAATTGACCGTCTACGCGATCGCCCTTCAGGGTAAAGTGTCCTTCCGAATCGCTGTAGGTGGAGTCGATCACTTCGTACTCACCATCGACCAACGCCAATTGGCGAATCATGACCGAGTCGGCACCTGCAATGGTTCCGTTGATCGAATAGCCGGCAGTATCCTCGGCCTTTTGGTTGGTACATGCACCCAGGGCGGCCAATCCTAGTGCGAATAACATTACTTTCTTCATATACGTTATTTAATGAGTTGCAAAGCTATGAATTTGTTCGCAGGGCTTTTTCTAATTTAGGGCCCTCGACAGCAGGTGGTATGAACAGATGGATCGGTTTCTCGTTGGCCCTCCTTTTTGGGGCCCTCTTTTCTTCTTCAACAATTCCGCAACCCGACCCGCGCTCTGAGTGGGTCGATTCGGTTGTGAATACCCTTTCCCTTGAACGGAAAGTGGCCCAATTAATTATGATCGAAGCGTACAGTAATAGGGATGGTGCCTATCGGCACGATTTGCATGCGCTCGTTACCAAGTACCAACCGGGTGGGGTGATGTTCCTTCAAGGGGGACCGGTACGCCAGGCGGCCATCACAAATGAATTACAAGAGCTTGCCCAAGTACCTATCTTCATCGCCCAAGATGCCGAGTGGGGTTTGGCCATGCGGCTCGATTCGGTCCGACCCTTTCCCTGGCCATTGACCGTTGGCGCCACCCGGAACGATTCACTCGCGTACCACATGGGCGCGCAAATAGCACAGCAATGTAAGTGCATCGGGGTTCACATAAATTTTGGCCCGGTAGCGGACGTGAATGTGAATCCGGACAATCCCATTATCGGCAATCGCTCCTTCGGGGAATCGCCCGAGCGAGTAGCTCGTTTGGCGGTGCTTTATTCTCGCGGACAACAAGATAATGGTGTAATGGCCTGTGCCAAGCACTTTCCCGGACATGGAGATACCGATCAAGATTCACACAAGACTTTGCCTACGGTCGCTCATTCGTCAAAAGAATTGAAGGAGATAGACCTGAAACCCTTTAAGGCACTATTCGATGACGGTGTAGGTTCTATCATGGCGGCGCATTTGAATGTTCCGGCTCTCGACCCTTCTGGTACTCCGACCTCACTAAGCAGTAAGGTGCTCACGGACCTCGTTCGAAACGAAATGGGGTATAAGGGCCTCATATTTACCGACGCCTTGAACATGAAAGGGGTTAGCGATCGCTACAAAACCGGAGAACTCGAAGTAAAGGCCTTGAGATCAGGAGCAGATGTACTCCTTATGCCGGGCGACATCGGCAAGGTGATAGAGGCCGTCGTAGAGGCGGTGAACAAAGGAAGCTTGAGTACGCAACTGATCGATGAAAAGGTACGACGTGTACTCGAAGCAAAATACGACTACCATTTGCACGAGTTGTCCCCGGTCAACGTGGACCAGATCTATACAGACATCAACAATGCTGAAGGAGCTTTATTGACCAGGCAGATCGCTCGCGAGTCGATCACCATAGTATTGAACGATGGTAACTTATTGCCCATCAAGGACCTTCCGAAGTTACGTCCCGCCTATGTGGCTCTAGGTGACGGGGTATACGAGTCGTTCGGCGAACGACTCAACAGCTATGTCGAAATGCCAGTTTTTCGCTTGGACAAAGACGCGACCGAGCAAGACCGAAACATAGTGTTGGAGCAGCTCAAGGAGTTCGACCCCATCATTATTGGTGTACATAAGAACACCGATAAGTTCTGGTCGAGCCCCAAAGTTTCATCATCGGACCGAAGCTTCTTTGAGCTTGTGGCACGGGACCACACTACGGTGCTCGATATCTTCGCCAATCCGTATGCCCTGAAAACATTTGGAGAAGCGCTCATGGCTGATGCGTTGATCGTGAGTTACCAGAATACGGCTGAGTCGCGTGATCTATCGGCCCAAGTGATCTTCGGGGCCGAAAAGGCGCGAGGCCGGCTACCGGTGAGCCCTTCTGCGGCATTCCCCGTGAATACCGGTCTCCAAACCGACGCTCTGGGTCGATTGAAGTACGGAATACCCGAAGAAGAGGGTATTGACGTGCGTAAATTGGGACGGGTCGACCGGATTATGCAGAATGCCATTGAAAAAGGAGGTACTCCCGGCGGGCAAATACTCATCGCCAAGAACGGCAAGGTCGTTTATGATAAATCTTTCGGCTACCAAACCTATGCGAAGTTGAGACCCGTTGATGAGTCTACCGTTTACGACTTGGCCTCGACCACTAAGATCTCCGCTTCGGTTCCGGCCATAATGAAGCTTTACGAGCTAGGGCGTTTGGATATTGATGAAGAGTTGGGCACCTACTTGCCCGAAGCTCGGGGCACCAACAAAGAGCACATGCGGTTCAGGGAGATCCTGGCTCACCAAGCCGGTTTAAAATCGTGGATTCCTTTTTATACAAACACCATCATCGAAGGAGGCATTCGGAGGCCCGAGTTGTTTCGAGATCAAATTTCGGATGAGTACCCTTGGCAGGTGGCAGATGATCTGTACCTGCGGTACGATTATCCCGATACCGTCTACAAACAAATCTACGCGTCTGAATTGCTCACCCGTAAGGAATACCGCTACTCCGACCTTGGTTATTATATGTTAAAGAAAGTGATCGAGGGTCAAATGACCATGCCCATAGACGAGTGGGTGCGGGACTCCCTCTTCGCGCCGCTAGGCGCATACACTCTTGGATACAAGCCTCTTGAACGGATGAACGCCGAACGTATTGCGCCAACGGCCGACGATCAATTTTTTCGCGGACAGTTGCTGCGCGGACATGTACACGATCCGGGTGCTGCCCTTACCGATGGAGTGAATGGCCATGCGGGGATCTTTGGCAATTCGACGGATGTAGCGAAGTTAATGCAAATGTACCTTCAAATGGGGCGTTACGGCGGGTGCCATTATTTCGACAGTACCACAGTGGTGCTCTTTACATCGTGCCAATACTGCGAAGACGACAACCGCAGGGGAATTGGGTTCGACAAGCCCGTGATTGACGGAAAGGGCGGCCCTACATGTAATTGCGTATCCCTGCTGAGCTTTGGCCATAGCGGATTTACGGGTACCCTGGCCTGGGCCGATCCGGCAGAACAAATCATCTATGTATTTTTGAGCAATCGGGTGAATCCGGACGACAGCAACCGAAAGCTCATTCAAATGGATGTACGCACCGACATTCAGGAAATCATTTACGAATCACTATATACCTATCCAATAATCGATGAAAACTATGAAAACTATGAAAACTAAACATTGGATCATCGCATTGTCCATATTTATTACGAGTACGGCCGCTGCTCAACAGGATAGCACTGTTCTCGACGGTCCCTTTTTACAATATTTTCCGGACAGCAGTGTCCATATCTCCGGTCAATACGAACAAGGCAAGAAGGTGGGCGATTGGCTCAGCTTTCACAAAAACGGTCTGCTCGAATCGATGCAGCAGTGGCGCTATGGTGTTTTGAACGGGATATCGATTCAAGTGAGTGATCGCGGTAATGTCAGAAGCCAATTGAACTACGTAAATGGCGAATTGCATGGAGAGCAGCGCTATTACTTTGACTATGGGAGGCTCGAGCGACTAGAGCACTACGATATGGGCGTACTCGATGGCGAATTCGTCAAGTTCTATAACCATGGTAAAAAACAAGAAGAGGCCTTTTATGTGGACGGTAAAAAAACGGGTAAAGCTACTTGGTACTTCGACAAAGGCGAGCCCAGTATTGAATACGACTACGTCAACGGACTCATTGAGGGTAAAATGACCTCTTATTACAAGCAAGGGGGCATAAAAACCATCGGGGAGTTCGCCAACAATGAACTAAATGGCGCATATCGTATTTTCTTCGAAGACGGAAGCATCAAGCAGGAAGGGGAGTACAAGAATGGCAAAAAGGATGGCCTCTGGAAGACCTACGACGAATCGGGTGAGGTCATTGAAGAAGTGAAATACAAAAACGGCGAAGTCAAATGAGGATCGGGATGGTCTTATACCCCACGTTTGGGGGTAGTGGTGTAGTGGCCACTGAATTGGGCAAGGCATTGGCACAGAAGGGTAATCAAGTGCACTTCATTACCTACAGCATGCCCGTGCGGCTCGATATTTTGGCTGAAAACGTTCATTACCACGAAGTCAAGGTATACGAGTATCCCCTTTTCGAGTATGCTCCTTATGAGCTGGCCTTGGCGAGTAAGCTCGTCGATGTGGTTAAGAAAGAGCAGCTCGACGTTTTGCATGTTCATTACGCTATTCCGCATGCCTACACGGCCTTTATGGCCAAGCAGATCTTGGCGGCCGACGGCGTTTCGGTAAAAGTGATCACGACCCTCCACGGAACCGACGTGACCCTCGTGGGGCGAAACCCGAGTTACAAATCGGCGGTCACCTTCAGTATCAATCAGAGTGATATCGCGACGTGCGTGTCGGAGAATCTTAAGGTAGAGACTCTCGACAACTTTGATGTTTACAAGGACATCGAGGTGGTGCCCAACTTTATCGACATCAATCATTACGTCGATGAAAAGCCATGCGTTCGCTCGGCCATAGCTCCGAACGACGAGGCGATCTTGACCCATGTTTCGAATTTCCGTCGATTGAAACGCACCGATGATGTGGTGCGGGTATTGGCTCGGATCTTGGAACAAAAACCGGCTCGACTCTTATTCGTTGGTGATGGGCCTGCCCGCCTCGATACTCAGAAACTGGTCAAGGAAATGGGATTGCAGGATCACGTGGTTTTTATGGGTAACAGTAATGACGTGATCCGCGTTTTGTGCATGTCCGATCTCTTCTTCTTGCTTTCTGAGCACGAGAGTTTCGGATTGGCGGCTTTGGAAGCCATGGCGGCCAAGACACCTGTCATCAGCTCCAATGCCGGGGGTATTCCAGAAGTGGTGGAGCATGGTTTCAACGGCTTCGTAAGCAACATCGGGGATGTTGACGATATGGCCAAGAACGCCCTAACGCTCTTGAACGACCCGCAGTTATTGGAACGATTCAAGGTTCAGGCCTTTGAAAGTGCTCAGAAGTTCGACATACATAAAATATTGCCGCTGTACGAGTCTCTGTACGAGCGCGTAATGCTCAGCCCCCAGCCTTCTTAACGCCGTATCCTTTCTTTTGTAGGAAGGCGATCGCTTTGTCGCGGACATCGCCCTGTAGAATGATGTCGCCGTCCTTTACTGATCCACCTACGCTGCATGTGGTCTTGAGTGCCTTACCCAGGTCTTTCAAGTCATTTTCGGTACCAACGAAGCCCTTGACCACAGAGGTC is part of the Flavobacteriales bacterium genome and encodes:
- a CDS encoding serine hydrolase, encoding MNRWIGFSLALLFGALFSSSTIPQPDPRSEWVDSVVNTLSLERKVAQLIMIEAYSNRDGAYRHDLHALVTKYQPGGVMFLQGGPVRQAAITNELQELAQVPIFIAQDAEWGLAMRLDSVRPFPWPLTVGATRNDSLAYHMGAQIAQQCKCIGVHINFGPVADVNVNPDNPIIGNRSFGESPERVARLAVLYSRGQQDNGVMACAKHFPGHGDTDQDSHKTLPTVAHSSKELKEIDLKPFKALFDDGVGSIMAAHLNVPALDPSGTPTSLSSKVLTDLVRNEMGYKGLIFTDALNMKGVSDRYKTGELEVKALRSGADVLLMPGDIGKVIEAVVEAVNKGSLSTQLIDEKVRRVLEAKYDYHLHELSPVNVDQIYTDINNAEGALLTRQIARESITIVLNDGNLLPIKDLPKLRPAYVALGDGVYESFGERLNSYVEMPVFRLDKDATEQDRNIVLEQLKEFDPIIIGVHKNTDKFWSSPKVSSSDRSFFELVARDHTTVLDIFANPYALKTFGEALMADALIVSYQNTAESRDLSAQVIFGAEKARGRLPVSPSAAFPVNTGLQTDALGRLKYGIPEEEGIDVRKLGRVDRIMQNAIEKGGTPGGQILIAKNGKVVYDKSFGYQTYAKLRPVDESTVYDLASTTKISASVPAIMKLYELGRLDIDEELGTYLPEARGTNKEHMRFREILAHQAGLKSWIPFYTNTIIEGGIRRPELFRDQISDEYPWQVADDLYLRYDYPDTVYKQIYASELLTRKEYRYSDLGYYMLKKVIEGQMTMPIDEWVRDSLFAPLGAYTLGYKPLERMNAERIAPTADDQFFRGQLLRGHVHDPGAALTDGVNGHAGIFGNSTDVAKLMQMYLQMGRYGGCHYFDSTTVVLFTSCQYCEDDNRRGIGFDKPVIDGKGGPTCNCVSLLSFGHSGFTGTLAWADPAEQIIYVFLSNRVNPDDSNRKLIQMDVRTDIQEIIYESLYTYPIIDENYENYEN
- the bshA gene encoding N-acetyl-alpha-D-glucosaminyl L-malate synthase BshA, whose amino-acid sequence is MRIGMVLYPTFGGSGVVATELGKALAQKGNQVHFITYSMPVRLDILAENVHYHEVKVYEYPLFEYAPYELALASKLVDVVKKEQLDVLHVHYAIPHAYTAFMAKQILAADGVSVKVITTLHGTDVTLVGRNPSYKSAVTFSINQSDIATCVSENLKVETLDNFDVYKDIEVVPNFIDINHYVDEKPCVRSAIAPNDEAILTHVSNFRRLKRTDDVVRVLARILEQKPARLLFVGDGPARLDTQKLVKEMGLQDHVVFMGNSNDVIRVLCMSDLFFLLSEHESFGLAALEAMAAKTPVISSNAGGIPEVVEHGFNGFVSNIGDVDDMAKNALTLLNDPQLLERFKVQAFESAQKFDIHKILPLYESLYERVMLSPQPS
- a CDS encoding AhpC/TSA family protein codes for the protein MKKVMLFALGLAALGACTNQKAEDTAGYSINGTIAGADSVMIRQLALVDGEYEVIDSTYSDSEGHFTLKGDRVDGQLYYLRIGEGRSIVDLFIADDKVTLTGSMDSIDAMTVTGSEVYDTYASFTEGMQAFDEQNRSLYMRYMQAQQEGDTVLMATIDAEYEALMEEQDGFREKFIADHASSSVALYLIFSNLYGKGAEELSAELTVIDSSLSSSMYYTLLQDQIALLEKVAVGQPAVVFTQNDTAGQPISPDQFKGQYLLIDFWASWCVTCRQENPNVVAMYNEFHEKGFEILGVSFDQDRAKWLGAIEQDGLMWPQVSDLGGWDNAAGKQYGVRSIPHTVLLDPDGTIIAKNLRGEELREKLEEIFAEA
- a CDS encoding translation initiation factor, with amino-acid sequence MSKRKNKRDSGGFIYSTDDDFDFDAYEDEEDIETLAPEDQDLRIWIDRKGRGGKTTSVVKGFVGTENDLKDLGKALKTTCSVGGSVKDGDIILQGDVRDKAIAFLQKKGYGVKKAGG
- a CDS encoding toxin-antitoxin system YwqK family antitoxin; amino-acid sequence: MKTKHWIIALSIFITSTAAAQQDSTVLDGPFLQYFPDSSVHISGQYEQGKKVGDWLSFHKNGLLESMQQWRYGVLNGISIQVSDRGNVRSQLNYVNGELHGEQRYYFDYGRLERLEHYDMGVLDGEFVKFYNHGKKQEEAFYVDGKKTGKATWYFDKGEPSIEYDYVNGLIEGKMTSYYKQGGIKTIGEFANNELNGAYRIFFEDGSIKQEGEYKNGKKDGLWKTYDESGEVIEEVKYKNGEVK